DNA from Rhipicephalus sanguineus isolate Rsan-2018 chromosome 11, BIME_Rsan_1.4, whole genome shotgun sequence:
TGTGGTCATAGCTGCCATCACTGTGGCAtttaaggagccttgatgcacagagggctggaattgtgtactttgtcaaggtactgaGTGGCTTTGCCAAAGTCGGGTTGTctttgagcgcaccgtctgcaaaagctcgcaaagtatcaaggacaaaaaggagctggtcAGATGGATACAGCAAACCACCTCGGTCCTGGTGACGTGTCAGCTGCAGGAGCGGCTGGTTGCTGGCTGGCTtcgaacacacagagacacagTTTTCACAGTTCACTTTTTCACTCACCACACGGGCAATGTAGCCCCCTACATATGCTGTGGCCGATATTTGAAGAGATGGCAGGTACTGAGGCAACACAGAAGCGTGGTGTTGCCTTTGCAACACCACAACTGCCTTTTTCATAGAAGGTGGTGTTTGCACATCTGTGTTTGCAGTAGAAGGAAGCGGCACGGACAAAGTACACGACGGTTGCGAACTTGAAGCACCGGCAGGTAGGGGCACTGATGTTGAACTCTCAGCATGAGCAACATTTGATGCTGCACTAGCCGCAGTGATTCCGGTCTTCAGGATTTTTTCTAGACCCGAAAGTGCAGCACGAACATCCAGCGTGTCATTTGTGCCTGATGACATCCTCAATGTTCCAAACAATGACTCTATTGGGTCACTGTTGAACCGGCGTGTAAGAACAAAGAAGAAGCTCTCATCTGTGAGCAGTTGTCTTATACATGCCACTGTAGAGTAAGTGGTGACGAGAACAGCCTCGTACGTCTCCTTCGTAAGAAATTCTCGCGGATGGTTGCACCTCTTCTTCAGCCCGTCCAAGTACAATGGAAAGGTGACTTCAAGCCATTCGAGCCTAGGATCTTCGACATCGTCATAGTGTCGAGCATCAGCAAAATTCTGATATATGTGCTGCACGGTATTGCTTGTGTCGTGCAGTACAAACCAGCGGTAAAAATTCTTCATGTAGGTAATGGTTGGGCCTGCATGGGAAAATGATTTGGAGCATGTATGCCCAGCTTGACCTTTCAAGTACTCTAAAGCAGCCGTCACGCTTGGGGAGAGGAGCTGAACAGCTCTTCCAACGTTCTTTTCTATATTATTAGGGAAAACATGCTTCCGGCTCAAATATCGGACAGGTTTTACAGTTAAACCTTTCTGCATCTCGTACAGGTCCTTGATGAAGGAAGCAGAAATTTCACATTTTGGCCCAATATCACGCGACAACAGTTGTGACCGGACGTTCTTTAACACATGACACGGGTCGAAACTCATGAAAAGGAGTCTGTCTGGGTCACAGGGATGTTCAGTCTTGTAGGTTACCAATCCATTCCCGAGAAGTTTGATGGCATTCACATAACTTTGTCATTGTCGGTCACTAGCCGCACAATCTTAAATTCACATGCTTCCACTTTCTTCATTACAAAAACAATCAATTTATGAAGTTGGTCGCCGGTAAGTCCCTTCGTAAAGTAGTAAGCCACTGGTATTCAGAATGCTGTGCTCATGCCACTAATCACGAAACAAAGAAGTGAATTGGCTAAAACAGGGCTGCTGCTGTTTTGTTCTAGATCAACATCTACATGCCCAACAAAGCAATCCCTTTGCTTGTGGTACTGTAGCTTTTCTTTTATCCTCATTTCGTCAACGATGAGAGAGCAGACCCTTGACTGAGGCTTGTCCAAGTTTTTAGCTTCTGTAGCTAACCTGGTTTCAACCAGTTTGCTGAAGCCTGTCTCACCGCTGGTAGTGCCAATGTAATTCGTCAGGGTTGTTCGACTTGGAAGTTTTAGAAGCGTTTCACGTCGCATGTGCTCGTATGCTTTTGTTGACAAATGTCGAAGGACCACGCACCGACGGGTTGTCTCTTCAGACCAGGTTGGcctttttttcttaaaatttgtGATTTGGTCTAGCAAAAACAATGCTGCAGGCTGTTGCTCTGTGGCCCTTTGTCTGATATACGAGATATCTGACGCCAAGGAATCTTCTTGCAGCTTTCTTAGCTCCAATTTGTACTTTTCCACAGTCCGTTGCAACCTAAGTGCCTGGTTCCTCaggtccttttctttcttttccatttgGCTTTTTTCTGTGGTCAGCAAACTTGACACTTGCCTGCTGTCGACCTGAATACCTCGGTCACATGCACGAGGCTTGAGTGCACCTTCCTTATCATGCGTGACATCATTGCGCTGATCGGTTTGGCTGACACTATCGGCGGTGTCCATGGGCTCTGGTTCCTCCCATTCAGGTTCTGGTGGTGTGGGTGCTGCAGGTGGCAACAGCCCAGTAGCGCCGCTTGTCGCATGACCGCTCCCCAGTCTCAACGGAGCACAAGCTCGCTTTTCAATGCTTGCTGTGCTTCGTTCAGCGCTTCCTTTTGGCTGCAAGTGTTTGGGGTAATCTTCAAAAACTGAAGGCACTGCACCTTTCTTCAACCGTCGTCTCTTTCCTTCAAGAAAGTCTTCGACGCGAAAATGACGGCTACATACCTTCGTGTAACAGGACGTTGCATTTGGCGACCAGCCGTCCCGCCGAATAGCGGCCAACCACTTCTCTCGTACGTCGGCGGCAGCAGGAACTTCATGGAAAGATAGtccaggcactttctttttttcgtccgacttgcacagcggcacgcagcagtacgacatcgcaagtcatgcaagctacgtggtcacgacaaaggataaaaaaaaaacttccatcGCATTCAACTCGCCAAACCCAACCGCGCGTGTCAAGGCACAACAATGCAAACAAGCGCTCTAGGCCGCGCCCGCACCAGCACTACCGGCAGAGCACCCgaccctgtttgcacagcgccaccacgcagtgGCGGCGAGCGGGAGAAACGAAAGCGACAGCCGCGAGAGGGTGttctaccaggcactgaaagttatagaggaggcactgctctgatctacgcgttcgagtctaAATTACGACGATATGGCCCgcactgaagacggtggaaacggaAGAATGTGtgctacttagccctaaattgacctgtttcaatctgtgagtactgtacatagcACATTACACATCTGATCCACATTaaatgtgcaatactcttctcaggctattgcaatgttttgttacacacgaGTAGAATGCATTgccctgaaagattactgcacatacaatcataagagtgtttcaatactggtGAAATGACAAGAGAACGAAGTGAGTCGAAAGCAACAAGGTagtatcacaaaagtttatatgagcaaagcaatgctgtaaaccataagAGTACATCTCAACGTGTAACAAaacaggctaaatgtctagagaatGCAGAAACACTaaaagaaatgaggcggtatgataaaagtgaactgtgcaccagctgaagactaaaaGAGAAAGTGTCCGCCAGCAGCCCCAACATAAGTCCATAAGAAACGTCGGCTAGTAGTCCCATGAGaaacaaactgtctgccagcagccCCAACATAAGTCCATAAGAAACAGAAACTGTCTGCCAGTAGTCACAACAACAAGACCATGAGAAaaaaactgtctgccagcagtcccaacataagtccagccAGGCTCCTCGGCCAAATTGGTGTGGgcttgtgggtcacaggaggggctacttgataaGCTGcgtgcctggattcaagtagaaaggaaggtgaaaaaaaaagaaagccggtacagtaaaggactcgagagttcatgaaactgcttggACTAGAAATttgtcgcattgctctttctattttatgccttaaagtgactctcttgcaaaacacatcaatggagccccgATTATATGACTTTGAGGGGGCACCCGAAACTATTGTAAATTGAAAAAAGTgttaagatacgcagagactgttGATCTTTCCCCGCAATAGTGTGACATGAAGCCAGGGTTCGGAAACTCTTCTACTGTTCTCGTTGTACTCTACACAGCACCCAACAGGGATCTACATCCACACCAGACGACATGGTACGGAACTATGCGTTTAGGAAAACGtgactgcgaaaagaaacaaaaaccttcgTTCAcacattacacaacggccttgttcactaaaggaaagcataagaaaACGTacctgaagaaacacttgcctgtgacgtcattgttgcactgcccgttggtgttacgaatgtctcgcaGCACAGGAGTGGGTGTACCGTACAGCCATAGCCTCTATGATacagcgcagagcgacccgagggcggcgttttcgagcgtatgctggcatCTACgtagtggccaggcttggctgcgGCTACTTCAAATATAAAACGTGTTGAAAGtactttcaacgtttttttgccgtttgagccgtttacaaccgcgctctcgcgtttgcgtaccttttcacgtcgaaggcctgcggtgtttgcttttattgcagaacgtgacattgagtacaaataagtaaggaataccttagcgctagttaaagttgcagaagagcacgaagtctggcgtcacacaagtttcccagtgatgaccaccatccctcagtgcatccgtcctgcttatcacttcacgagacagaattgagagcatcagaatttttaacCTTTATTATTTCCTTGACATGGGTTTtgtcagcgtcatttaattgcatcttcacatctttagcagcttcattctttgccgctttacttctctttcgctgttcagtgatttcgtgtagaagcggaatctaagtaaaatgtagaacttcatgaggctttttgtgatgaaatttgaatgttgttcacatcccagatgaggcagatctgtttttttttttttcaagaaagtgctgaaatccacaatgctcttttcatgcagcttactaacgctgaaataagtggtaaaACTATTTTCGAGTTTTGCAGtagctgctttgagaggtccggaggggtatatcaggcctccgttatcaaagtgcgctgtgaatacggaggcctgatcactccccatagctgtgtttctgtctgatgtgagacaTGTTGCGCAAGTCTTGCATTGTGTCTTCTTTAGTGTCTTACGCACCACATAACCAGCaatgtagtaagtcagcatatcgtggcttttttttttttttcccgacgtatgcactgtggtctgGGTCTGAGgctagtgcagtctccgcgccactgaagtctccaccatcaatgaggctgtcgtggcaggcgtgtgtgactttatgtcattcccagataaaagagagctgatgacttgcggcgaacagttccccacctttggtggtcttgcgaggttataaaatgcaagggcatttatagtaatcaaaaactgagcagcagtgggatgatcatttctgccagaagactgccgaacaattccaaatatattttccagcttgtcctggcttaaattttaggtcatcaaatatctaaaaccagcagagctgaggaattcgagcagctgcactgtgctctcaattgtgacacgAAGTCCTGCTGTGCTTGATGAAAGGAAACCACCAATTGTGTTACTGGCgtgtgtctcccattcttttaaataacccagaaattctttcagaaacgcacagtTTGGCGAATTCGGGTAGAGGGCTTTTTTtgccgttcggaaggtcattattccaattaacctgttcatatttttaataaagctttgagtTGGCTCCACGGGGCCACAAGCTTTCTCGACCTTGTTGGAATACAAAAATAACCCCCTAATGACTTCATCGCCGAAAAGTTGAAAAGCTGGTGCCACCCTTAATTTTTCAAATGCATTGGCATGGATATGAGCATTTGTGATGCTTGGCATCACCTTTAGCGTCACACTTTGACTGTCATTTTTCCACGCTTCTTTTACAAACCTAACATTGACACAACCTTCCGGGGTATTAAACCACTTGGTAACAAAAGCATTTCTTACGTTCTTTACAAGGTGTGGAAAATccggaaaaaaagaacaaatggcGCATCGGGACGACGGGGTGAGCAGCCTTGCATTGGATCCCATTGGCGGttcgttcaaataaaaaaaaaaaaggaagaagaatgaCTCTCAGACAATGCTCTTACGAAAAAGACTCGCAGGAAAAATATTGCTCATTATGGCTCGACCATGATTGCCTGCATAAAATATTATTATCCTTAGGTTATAAAAACATTGCTTCATTTAAGCAGCAGGTTTAAGTAGACGAAAAATCTCCACTAAAGGTATGCCACTTAAATTTGGTTTATACACTGACACAGTTCCGTACCTTTTTGTGCCGAATGATCGCCACATTGACCTGTTCCAGCTGGCTCCATCGCATGTCACAGTGTCAACAAAAAGGCCAGCATTCTCGCACAGGATAGCAGCCTCGATGATAATTTTCGCGAGAACGCCTAGCTTTCATGTTTCCACGTGACGCGAATACTCCAAGAACTTCTATCCACTTCCCTGCATGATTAGGCAGATATTGTTTATTTCATCACAGGGTGTTTCACTTCATCAAGTAATACATAAtccaataaaaaaatgaaaacaataaaTACCTTGAAAAGTCTGAAAAATGACCACCATTGCGTGATCGCTCAGTTCTTCTTTCTGGGAATCTTGTGTGAAATCTCCAAGATCGACAAAGCCTTCCAAGTCACCTGCGAAATATAATGAAAATTATGCTAAGTAAGCAAGCATCACTTGAACCGACGTCCTCGGAAGCATAGTGACAGATAATCCGTACCTGTAGTGCTGACATCCAGGTGTTTAAATATCCTCATTTCGTCAAAAACGATACCACCATGGCAGGAAAGCTCATCCATGTCCTTCGTTTTCTCGGCAAGCGCGGTGAATGTTCTCGAATTGAATCCAAACCCACTCCTAAACTTTTGAACACGTCTGTGCAGACATGTTCGTCCTGGTAGAGCCATGATTTTGTTTCACCTTATATGCTCGTGTAGCTTAGGGCTCCTCATTCTCATTAGCACGCACTCGAGTAGGTACTCATCGGTATACCTCGCTCCCTTAACAGATTTTCGCTTGGCAGCTTCGAAACAGGCTCTGACAGCCAGTTGTTGCTTCGGGGGAAGGCCGCTGATCCTTTTCTCGAATTCCGTTTTGGAGAGTTGTTTGTTCGCGGCTTTCAGTTCAGCGAAAGACTTCTCAATTTGCGAAAGTTTTTTTCTTCGCTTGTAGGAGAGTGCGTGTATTCGAAGCCATCTTATTGGCTGTTTTTCTGGCCCTCTTGCTTTTGGACAGCGTGTTTATGGTTAATTTTCTAAGGTATCTACACGCTATACATGTGGTTTCTGAAATGAGAGCACCTTGCTGAAAAGTAGCTCCCGTTCCATGACGCAAAGGATTTGCTTGTCGGTTCCTGCCTCGGACAGCAAATCTGCCTCTACAGGCCTTTACAGACGTACGGCGCgtagacggcagactagccagtatattctagggaccgtagctgtagtgtgccgccgcagcggtATTAGGGACCGtagcgatatcgtctcaacatctcagcatgttgccggctcgcgataagccacgcgagcaacgcacggttcatgttcctgggacgtttaaaccacgaaaaaacaggcACCGCCTGTCACTGATGTCCATAATGCGTCCATTgttcacacagcgtacatgtgcattgtacgtccgttacaataagcctttgtatattttttaattagacgtccacattgcacaaagcgaaaattggacatctttcagatgcaaataagacatcttctttcgtcctagatgtttaGATTACACtgctacgtaccatggacattcgtggtttactgggaTAATGCGGCCTCCACGGCCGGCCGGCGTGGAACGCATGAGCTCGGCCCAAATAGCGCAACGTCACTGCTATACGATGCTAGAGCGGCAGATAACCAGTCATAAGACTTACTTCGTTTTTCGTGCCCGCGGGTGACAGTTGATAGGTGTGGTCTGCCATTTCTGGTACCTCTATTATAAAATTAGGTGCCGTATTGTAGCCTGTTCAAGATGGCGCATTGCTGGAAGATGGCACATACTCTTAAAAAATGCGATGCCTACCTGATCCTCTCTGCTGCATTTGCATAGCAGGCGGCCGTGCTTGATGAAGCCGGCGTGGTCCTCCGCTAGGTAAGCCAGCATCTACAAAAATTGCAGGATTGCTCATTGCAGGCAGGATGGCATCACAAATAAATGTTTCTAACTAGCAGCTGACAAGGATATCCATGATGTGTTCCAATTCGCTCAGATGTATGTGGTACACATATTTCAAGAAAATAATCATAGTTCCACGTCAACCCCTACTCAACATTATGTGCGAAATCAATCTATATAACTTCAAATGCTTGGAGAGCCGTGGATTAAATAAAATAGTTTTGTATGATATAGTTGGTTGCCTCAGGTTCATTAATCCGATAGACAGGCTGCATGTGAGAACGGCCTTGTAGAAAGAAACAATTTTGTATTATAGGCTTTGACGCAAATCTACTATTTCATGTCCGTGTTTTCATGCACCATCTTGCATGTGTTGTGTCACCTATTAATAAACAAAAACGCCATTGCTGTATCACTCACCTGCCAGCGCCTGTTGTGACGACTGTGAACGCTGCGTACTTGGCGATGACAAGTGATCTCCCTGTGCATGCTGGTCATTGACATCTATATCACCCAGACAAAAGCGCAGCGAATATTAAGTACAATGATCACTTCATGAAACTCCACCTAAACAATACAACTATCCAGTTTAACACAGAATTCGAGTTTTAGCTTGCAAGCCCAAGCATGTGTGTGTCTCACTCGAGAGAACAAGGTGCTTGAACTTAACAAACGCTGTGCTGCCTCGCGGTGGCTTTTCCAACGGAATTAGAAAAGGCGTGTAACTAGCCAGCCAGATAATGGGTCGAGTACACAGAAAGGTTAGAGTCACATTTCTTTAAATAACGTTTGTGTTGTCAAGCAAAACATGTTCTCGAAAATGCAATATTTAAATTACATTAAGAAAAACGCGGTAAAGCATTTGCGAATGCCTGCAGGATTCCAGAGCATGAAGTGCAGCTATTGCTTTCGGGCCACATCGATGCATGCTAATTCACATGTTAAGCCAGCACgatcttcttcctttctttcttttttgttaaatGTGGCTACCCATGAAACACAGAACCTATATAAAACGTCTCTAAAATGTTtaaaaacgttttatagaggtttcgtggaTACGACCTCACGAGAATGCATTGAAGTTTCAAAATGTTGTAATTTTCCATGATGAATCACCTTCATCAAATAAGTATTCCTCAAATATGAATTTTAACAGCATAATTAACAAAGTGACAATTAGGATATGTCATTTTATCAGTCGGCCGCAGGTGCTCCCCCGATGCTCTGCCATCGTACCATGCCGACGAACGGCCGGCCGGTTGGAAGTTGGTGTGGAAGCGAGGTCGGCCGTACGCCTGTTGCCGACATTACACAGACGTGGCTGGCGGCCGATGTCAGACCGACCTCTCGGGAACCTTCGCTGGCCAACATGGTCGTCTTACGACCATTTGCCGGCGATAGGCCATGCGTCGGCAGTCGGCCAAGGTTGCTTGGGATCCTTCCTGTGAAATTCTGAAGTCATGCATGCTCTTATACACTAGAACACACATCGAACATATTGGGACATGCATTTTTGATGGAACCATTCATACATAAGGAAGTGCAGGGTTATGAGAAAAGTTAATAGGTGCCCCTAAATAAGTTTCAGTTTAGAGAATATTTTACACAACCAATATGTATAGGGTTTATGCTTCCATCACCCACTTACCTGAAGTGGCCATCACCACATTCTGTAGTGTGGAGAGCAACGGTGGCAGCAGAACCATCGTATGCTTTAGTAGATCCTTTGCTCCAGGAAACTGGAATAGTATACTATTGTTTTAAGGgtcacaatcacagcgaaagcacAATCACgctgcacaatcacagcgaaagctggaagagcggctttctGTAGAGCGAACACAATTGCCAGCGTCTCCTTCTTGATATGCATATCGTATTTCTGTTGGAGTGAGCGCTCGGCTAGCGTAGGAGACTGGGGAGTCTCCTTGCAGAAGTACAGCTCCTAGCCCCTTTTGATTAGCATCACATTGGATTGTGAGAGCTTTCTTTTCATCATGGAAGGCAAGTATTGGTGGCATGGTCACTAGATGCTTCACTTTTTCAAAGGCCTCTTCCTGTTCTGTTGACCACGTCCACTTGGTATCCTTGGCTGTCCGTCTTCTAATTGGCTCCATTATTGTTGATATGCTGGGTAGAAATCTGGCAATGTAGTTTACCATGCCACACAGCGTTAGTACTCCACTAACATCAGTGGGTGGGGACATTTCATGGATTGCTTTGATCTTGTCGGGGACAATGACGAGTCCCTTGTCTATGAGTTTATGGCCAAGAAAGATCACTTCTTCCTTGTTCAGCTGTAGTTTTGTTTTGTTGAGGCGAATCCCTTGCTCTGTGCACCTGTCAAGCAGTCTTGCCAACTTCTGGTCAGGGTCGAGTTGCGCCACATCTATATTTTGGCCCGTGCCATATACAAGTATGCGGTCAGCGACACACACTATGCCTTGTAGGCCAACCAGAGTAGTTTGTAGTCATTTT
Protein-coding regions in this window:
- the LOC119373974 gene encoding uncharacterized protein LOC119373974, encoding MSFDPCHVLKNVRSQLLSRDIGPKCEISASFIKDLYEMQKGLTVKPVRYLSRKHVFPNNIEKNVGRAVQLLSPSVTAALEYLKGQAGHTCSKSFSHAGPTITYMKNFYRWFVLHDTSNTVQHIYQNFADARHYDDVEDPRLEWLEVTFPLYLDGLKKRCNHPREFLTKETYEAVLVTTYSTVACIRQLLTDESFFFVLTRRFNSDPIESLFGTLRMSSGTNDTLDVRAALSGLEKILKTGITAASAASNVAHAESSTSVPLPAGASSSQPSCTLSVPLPSTANTDVQTPPSMKKAVVVLQRQHHASVLPQYLPSLQISATAYVGGYIARVVSEKVNCENCVSVCSKPASNQPLLQLTRHQDRGGLLYPSDQLLFVLDTLRAFADGALKDNPTLAKPLSTLTKYTIPALCASRLLKCHSDGSYDHRVRLMNIICIYFLRPLLSNYAFNVTDKQDACKYFARKPLSRKYVRI